Proteins encoded together in one Prunus dulcis chromosome 3, ALMONDv2, whole genome shotgun sequence window:
- the LOC117622326 gene encoding uncharacterized protein LOC117622326 yields the protein MEAQTARRRINTIAAHFAPIDDVSATHVLPMNCSSSLNSVARRDNKMHFARRASASQARFMRQASIKEVTANESFYNTSEAPLFSQPSRIGPNLPTAEMIQNLAQGSILTAPEPKFARSSRTVSGEKHLYAKKKVHSSEPNGIEWSPRMDIAESECNYVITVEIPGVNIKDIRVEIDDQKLTVKGKRSTWFWKVAGCSNDSVPTYHKREISQGPYEVAWPLPPNVNKDSVSADFLDGFLQIIVPKL from the exons ATGGAGGCTCAAACTGCAAGGCGCAGAATCAACACGATTGCTGCTCACTTTGCACCCATTGATGATGTATCTGCTACTCACGTACTCCCCATG AACTGCAGCAGTAGTTTAAACTCTGTGGCTAGGCGGGACAATAAAATGCATTTTGCTCGGCGAGCATCTGCTTCTCAAGCTAGGTTCATGAGGCAGGCTTCGATTAAAGAG GTTACTGCAAATGAAAGCTTTTACAATACTTCTGAAGCTCCATTGTTCTCTCAACCTTCGAGGATAGGACCAAACTTACCAACTGCAGAAATGATCCAAAACCTGGCGCAAGGTAGCATATTAACTGCTCCCGAGCCTAAGTTTGCCAGATCAAGCAGAACAGTAAGTGGAGAGAAACATCTATATGCCAAGAAGAAAGTACACTCTTCCGAACCAAATG GAATTGAGTGGTCCCCGAGAATGGATATTGCAGAATCAGAATGCAACTATGTTATAACAGTTGAAATTCCAGGTGTCAATATCAAAGATATTAGAGTGGAGATCGATGATCAAAA GTTGACTGTAAAAGGTAAACGCTCCACCTGGTTCTGGAAAGTGGCAGGTTGTTCAAATGATTCTGTTCCTACATACCATAAAAGAGAGATTTCACAAGGGCCTTATGAGGTTGCGTGGCCCCTTCCTCCTAATGTGAACAAGGACAGTGTCTCTGCTGATTTTTT GGATGGTTTCCTACAAATTATTGTTCCTAAACTTTGA